The following proteins are encoded in a genomic region of Limanda limanda chromosome 22, fLimLim1.1, whole genome shotgun sequence:
- the col4a5 gene encoding collagen alpha-5(IV) chain, whose translation MKTDARSQLLLFLALCVAVHESQSANCNGCVGARCDCSGVKGGKGDRGFPGLTGQPGVPGFPGPEGPIGGRGETGNNGPGGPGGPKGIRGPPGLPGFPGTPGLPGLPGHDGPPGSRGVAGCNGTKGDRGFPGSGGIPGQQGLSGPPGLPGAKGDPGDVISTNRFGEQGSVGLPGVPGESGQPGPSGSPGPLGPPGPRGYEGRPGPPGAPGPKGNMGLNFQGPKGEKGELGLPGPAGPPGQVGEQKRTPETEIQRGDKGDPGQSGLPGDRGYPGPPGPSGGQKGGKGEAGEAGKRGKPGKDGDPGPNGFPGGKGEPGQPGPAGRDGERGLKGDRGFAGPPGLVIGGGSGGGVGQKGEPGFSGSPGFKGDRGPAGLVGPPGAPGRPATGGGGQSGPPGFPGERGQKGESGSPGYSQPGTPGSSGPPGPQGQPGLPGPSGTGTNCIPGSPGFPGVKGEPGYPGQSGQKGDRGETCVNCRGDNNPVPGVQGPPGPPGFPGTPGSPGFKGDRGYPGGPGGVGPAGGPGPQGSPGFPGDKGDPGESIAVAGGRGDKGDSGFPGSPGLPGVDGRPGLNGQPGFPGPKGASGSLQVKGERGLPGEPGGPGIPGDRGSPGPSGYGAQGPSGEKGNQGVSGRPGERGSAGAKGEPSRSVGEKGSPGSPGRDGEPGPAGFKGEPGPAGSSGYPGSPGGKGEPGYPGIGLPGSPGSKGFPGLSGQPGSPGGPGRPGIDGIPGQPGFPGAKGDPGFGLPGPPGVPGIPGSKGFFGPKGDAGFPGGPGSPGRSGFDGGPGAKGEPGSSGIPGARGPPGPLSGGTTGAPGAPGLQGPMGPPGFPGSNGGKGDPGPPGLDIPGLPGDRGSPGFPGSAGPAGTPGPPGGPGRDGLPGFPGSKGDMGSMGAPGPSGGPGGPGGPGASGPKGEPGFSGRDGGPGGSGIKGDRGDTGLTGPPGVSAPPEAHKGNKGEPGIPGGSGYPGQKGISGLPGDPGLPGSDGRPGVSGPPGPKGDPGLSGGPGGPGGPGAKGAMGEMGFPGPGGQKGLPGLSGRSGTPGQPGGPGFPGAKGEPGSAGVGPPGPGGFKGEPGQSGYPGSPGLKGTPGTPGLPGLPGGPGSKGDPGLPGFQGSPGVQGPKGLDGGPGSPGLNGAPGRPGESGRPGGPGFSGDKGQAGRDGIPGPAGVKGEPGLPGFGGPGASGLPGLPGSKGDPGLPGPTGSSGFPGPKGDAGFPGNPGPSGLSGPPGPSGLAVQGPKGLTGPPGPPGRAGPSGPPGSSGPQGPRGPAGSGGVKGETGISGAPGQNGFPGQKGEAGTPGFPGSSGLPGGSGIKGDIGLPGVPGFPGSKGDPGISGGNGLPGDPGEIGFTGPPGEPGTARPIVVKGEPGPPGSRGQPGGLGQPGSPGRDGLPGQPGNPGDPGTDGPPGFSGPPGRKGDTGPAGSPGQRGYPGPPGSDGPQGQPGTPGTASAAHGFLITRHSQGTEVPICPDGTSVIYDGYSLLYVQGNERAHGQDLGTAGSCLRRFSTMPFMFCNINNVCNFASRNDYSYWLSTPEPMPMSMDPLRGEGIKPFISRCSVCEAPAMVIAVHSQTIQIPACPARWEALWIGYSFMMHTSAGAEGSGQALASPGSCLEEFRSAPFIECHGSGTCNYYGNSYSFWLATVEQSEMFRKPQSETLKAGNLRTRVSRCVVCMKRT comes from the exons aatTGCAACGGATGCGTTGGAGCCAGATGTGACTGCAGTGGAGTGAAAGGAGGCAAA GGTGATCGGGGTTTCCCAGGTCTCACCGGACAGCCAGGGGTCCCAGGGTTCCCCGGACCCGAGGGGCCAAtcggaggcagaggagagacg ggCAACAACGGGCCAGGAGGACCAGGCGGTCCAAAGGGAATCAGA GGGCCTCCGGGATTACCAGGATTTCCAGGAACACCAGGTCTTCCG GGTCTGCCGGGTCATGACGGACCCCCGGGCTCGAGAGGCGTGGCAGGATGCAACGGAACAAAG GGCGACCGAGGTTTCCCAGGAAGTGGAGGGATCCCAGGTCAGCAGGGTCTGTCG GGACCACCAGGTCTGCCGGGGGCAAAG GGAGATCCAGGAGACGTGATCTCCACCAATCGGTTTGGAGAACAAGGATCAGTGGGATTACCGGGTGTACCAGGAGAATCT ggCCAGCCGGGCCCCTCTGGTTCTCCAGGTCCACTCGGACCCCCAGGACCCAGAGGTTATGAG GGTCGTCCAGGTCCTCCCGGTGCTCCCGGACCCAAG GGAAACATGGGTTTGAACTTCCAAGGACCCAAAGGAGAGAAG GGAGAACTAGGTTTGCCAGGACCCGCCGGTCCTCCCGGTCAGGTGGGAGAACAGAAGAGAACCCCCGAGACGGAGATCCAGAGAGGAGACAAG ggcGACCCGGGACAGAGCGGCCTTCCAGGAGATCGAGGTTATCCAGGTCCTCCC GGCCCCTCGGGTGGACAGAAAGGAGGAAAGGGCGAAGCAGGAGAGGCAGGAAAACGA GGTAAACCAGGCAAAGATGGCGACCCCGGTCCTAATGGATTCCCT GGAGGCAAAGGAGAACCCGGCCAGCCAGGTCCTGCAGgcagggacggagagaga gGTCTGAAAGGAGATCGTGGATTCGCAGGCCCACCTGGACTG GTGATTGGCGGGGGGTCAGGAGGGGGGGTTGGTCAGAAAGGTGAGCCCGGTTTCTCCGGTTCCCCTGGATTCAAAGGAGATCGAGGACCAGcag GTTTGGTAGGACCGCCTGGAGCACCAGGACGTCCAGCCACCGGCGGCGGCGGTCAATCGGGACCTCCAGGTTTCCCCGGAGAGAGAGGTCAGAAGGGAGAGAGCGGCTCTCCGGGGTACTCTCAACCAGGAACCCCAGGAAGCTCGGGACCTCCTGGTCCCCAGGGACAACCGGGGCTTCCTGGACCTTCAGGCACTGGAACAAACTGCATCCCTGGATCACCCGGGTTTCCCGGTGTGAAGGGAGAGCCGGGTTACCCTGGACAATCGGGTCAGAAAG GTGATAGGGGCGAAACCTGCGTGAACTGCCGCGGTGACAACAACCCGGTCCCAGGAGTCCAAGGACCGCCTGGACCACCCGGATTCCCAG GAACTCCCGGCAGCCCAGGATTTAAAGGAGACAGAGGATATCCAGGAGGTCCTGGAGGTGTTGGCCCTGCT GGTGGCCCCGGCCCTCAAGGTTCCCCAGGGTTCCCCGGAGACAAGGGTGACCCCGGTGAGTCCATCGCAGTGGCTGGTGGGCGTGGAGATAAGGGCGACTCTGGGTTCCCCGGTTCCCCGGGTCTGCCCGGCGTGGACGGGCGACCTGGTCTTAATGGACAACCTGGATTCCCGGGGCCCAAAGGAGCTTCT GGCTCACTGCAGGTTAAAGGAGAACGAGGACTCCCTGGTGAGCCAGGTGGTCCTGGTATTCCAGGTGACAGGGGTTCGCCAGGTCCCTCCGGCTATGGAGCTCAAGGGCCCTCCGGAGAAAAGGGTAACCAGGGCGTCTCGGGAAGACCTGGAGAACGCGGTTCTGCTG GTGCTAAAGGTGAACCCAGCAGGTCGGTGGGAGAGAAAGGTTCACCAGGATCCCCCGGACGGGATGGAGAGCCTGGACCCGCCGGTTTCAAAG GTGAACCAGGTCCCGCCGGATCGTCTGGTTACCCTGGTTCACCAGGAGGGAAGGGTGAACCTGGCTACCCTGGCATCGGACTCCCTGGATCCCCAGGGTCTAAAG GATTCCCAGGTCTCTCCGGGCAGCCAGGATCTCCTGGAGGACCAGGCAGACCAGGAATAGATGGAATCCCCGGCCAGCCTGGATTTCCTGGAGCCAAG GGTGACCCTGGCTTCGGACTTCCCGGCCCACCTGGTGTACCTGGAATACCCGGATCTAAAGGTTTCTTTGGACCAAAGGGAGATGCTGGTTTCCCCGGTGGACCTGGTTCACCAGGAAGATCTGGATTTGATGGCGGCCCAGGAGCCAAAG GCGAGCCCGGTTCATCTGGTATCCCTGGAGCTCGCGGCCCCCCCGGACCCCTGTCCGGTGGCACAACTGGAGCCCCAGGCGCCCCTGGACTTCAGGGCCCAATGGGACCACCAG GATTCCCTGGATCAAACGGAGGGAAGGGTGACCCCGGCCCTCCAGGTCTCGACATCCCCGGTTTGCCAGGAGACAGAGGAAGTCCCGGTTTCCCAGGTTCTGCAGGACCAGCTGGAACCCCAGGACCTCCTGGAGGGCCTGGACGAGATGGCCTGCCTGGATTCCCAG gtTCGAAAGGTGACATGGGTTCCATGGGAGCCCCAGGACCCTCCGGAGGACCAGGAGGCCCAGGAGGACCTGGTGCTTCTGGACCTAAAG GTGAACCTGGGTTCTCAGGCAGAGACGGTGGTCCTGGTGGTTCTGGCATTAAAGGAGATCGGGGTGATACCGGTCTCACAGGACCCCCGGGTGTCAGCGCCCCCCCAGAGgcacacaaaggaaacaaaggAGAGCCAGGAATTCCAG GTGGATCAGGTTATCCAGGTCAGAAAGGTATCAGTGGTCTCCCGGGAGACCCAGGACTCCCAGGATCAGATGGTCGCCCTGGAGTCTCCGGACCACCAG GTCCCAAGGGAGATCCAGGACTCTCAGGAGGCCCGGGAGGACCTGGAGGTCCAGGAGCGAAAGGCGCCATGGGAGAAATGGGATTCCCTG GACCAGGAGGACAGAAGGGTCTACCCGGTCTGTCAGGTCGGTCAGGAACCCCGGGACAGCCCGGAGGACCTGGTTTCCCCGGAGCCAAAGGTGAACCAGGTTCTGCCGGAGTTGGACCACCTGGACCAGGTGGATTCAAG GGTGAGCCAGGTCAGTCCGGGTACCCTGGAAGTCCAGGACTCAAAGGAACTCCAGGAACACCCGGTCTCCCAGGTTTACCTGGAGGTCCAGGTTCCAAAGGTGATCCCGGCCTCCCAGGATTCCAAG GTTCTCCTGGTGTCCAAGGTCCTAAGGGTCTTGACGGGGGTCCTGGCTCCCCAGGTCTCAACGGAGCACCAGGTAGACCAGGAGAGTCTGGCCGACCTGGAGGACCAGGTTTTTCAGGGGATAAGGGTCAGGCAGGTCGGGATGGAATCCCAGGACCGGCTGGAGTCAAAGGAGAGCCCG GACTTCCTGGTTTCGGCGGCCCCGGTGCCTCTGGGCTTCCAGGGTTGCCAG GGTCAAAGGGAGACCCAGGTCTTCCCGGCCCCACTGGCAGCTCCGGTTTCCCCGGCCCTAAAGGAGATGCTGGCTTCCCTGGTAACCCTGGGCCTTCAGGACTCAGCGGCCCCCCTGGCCCCTCTGGACTGGCTGTGCAGGGTCCCAAAGGACTCACTGGTCCCCCCGGACCCCCAGGACGAGCAG GTCCCTCAG GTCCTCCAG GTTCAAGCGGCCCGCAGGGTCCACGCGGACCGGCAGGAAGTGGCGGCGTCAAGGGAGAGACGGGTATCTCCGGCGCTCCTGGTCAGAACGGCTTCCCTGGACAGAAGGGAGAAGCTGGTACTCCAGGATTCCCG GGTTCCTCTGGTCTTCCTGGCGGCAGCGGTATAAAGGGAGACATCGGTCTGCCTGGTGTTCCTGGATTCCCTG GATCCAAGGGAGACCCAGGAATCTCCGGTGGTAATGGTCTTCCTGGAGATCCTGGAGAGATTGGGTTTACCG GCCCCCCCGGTGAACCTGGCACAGCTCGGCCTATCGTAGTGAAGGGAGAACCAGGACCCCCTGGATCTCGCGGTCAGCCTGGCGGCTTAGGACAGCCTGGTTCTCCTGGACGTGACGGGCTCCCAG GTCAACCTGGTAACCCTGGAGATCCGGGTACAGACGGTCCCCCTGGCTTCAGCGGCCCGCCCGGCAGGAAAGGAGACACCGGACCCGCCGGTTCACCTG GTCAGCGTGGTTACCCTGGTCCTCCGGGTTCAGACGGTCCACAGGGTCAGCCTGGTACCCCGGGAACGGCCTCTGCAGCCCACGGATTCCTGATCACCCGTCACAGCCAGGGTACCGAGGTTCCCATCTGCCCGGACGGCACCAGCGTCATCTACGACGGCTACTCGCTGCTGTACGTGCAGGGCAACGAGAGGGCGCACGGCCAGGACCTGG GCACGGCGGGCAGCTGTCTCCGCAGGTTCAGCACCATGCCCTTCATGTTCTGCAACATCAACAACGTCTGCAACTTCGCCTCCAGGAACGACTACTCCTACTGGCTGTCCACGCCCGAGCCCATGCCCATGTCCATGGACCCGCTCCGGGGGGAGGGCATCAAGCCGTTCATCAGCAG gtgttcGGTGTGTGAAGCTCCAGCGATGGTGATCGCTGTTCACAGTCAGACGATCCAGATCCCGGCCTGCCCGGCCCGGTGGGAGGCTCTGTGGATCGGATACTCCTTCATGATG CACACCAGTGCCGGTGCAGAGGGCTCCGGTCAGGCCCTGGCCTCCCCCGGCTCCTGCCTGGAGGAGTTCCGCAGCGCTCCCTTCATCGAGTGCCACGGCAGCGGCACCTGCAACTACTACGGCAACTCCTACTCCTTCTGGCTGGCCACCGTGGAGCAGTCTGAGATGTTCAG GAAGCCACAGTCGGAGACCCTGAAGGCCGGGAACCTACGGACGCGCGTCAGCCGTTGCGTGGTCTGCATGAAGAGGACGTAA